Proteins co-encoded in one bacterium genomic window:
- a CDS encoding type II toxin-antitoxin system HicB family antitoxin, with the protein MKDKFQILVWQEPPYFIAKCLDLSIASQGKTREEALERLKEAVEYFLEDNPEPVELHEYELGQIGIGV; encoded by the coding sequence ATGAAAGATAAATTCCAAATACTCGTGTGGCAAGAGCCGCCGTATTTTATCGCGAAGTGCCTCGATCTGAGCATTGCCAGCCAGGGCAAAACGCGCGAAGAAGCGCTGGAGCGCCTTAAGGAAGCAGTCGAATATTTTCTCGAAGATAACCCGGAACCGGTCGAATTGCATGAATACGAACTTGGTCAGATAGGCATCGGTGTCTAA
- a CDS encoding tail fiber domain-containing protein, which produces TTSPSYKLHLYGTSNNAADVYSETDAARVVKHWFVNAGRSWSVGQLGTTAAPNYQFRITDETVAQARLAINTDGNVGIGTTTPSAKLEVADGDALIYGITVGRGSGAFLANTAVGYSALRVNTTGDNNTAVGWGSLYTNTTGEWNTAVGWGSLFKNTSGKWNTATGVIALDNNTSGSYNTAYGVSALMSNTTGQYNSAFGYAAYQGGTYSYSTAIGAIVSITASNQVRIGWNATSIGGPQNWTNTSDGRFKIDVEESVPGLAFITKLRPVTYHFDPDAFAKFVKLPDSLRIKECEQLQSSMLRTGFIAQEVESVAFELGYDFSGVDAPKNENDYYGLRYAEFVMPLVKAVQEQQDMIESQNKIIEQLMQRIEVLENK; this is translated from the coding sequence ACGACAAGTCCGAGCTATAAATTGCATCTGTATGGGACCTCGAACAATGCGGCTGACGTTTATTCGGAAACCGATGCCGCAAGGGTGGTCAAACATTGGTTTGTGAATGCCGGCCGCAGTTGGTCGGTAGGTCAATTGGGAACGACGGCGGCACCGAATTATCAATTTAGGATTACAGACGAAACGGTTGCGCAAGCGAGGTTGGCGATAAATACCGATGGCAACGTCGGCATCGGGACGACGACACCATCGGCGAAACTCGAAGTTGCAGACGGCGACGCTTTAATCTATGGTATCACCGTAGGGAGAGGTTCTGGAGCTTTTTTGGCAAATACCGCCGTCGGATATAGTGCGCTTAGGGTCAACACAACAGGAGACAACAATACAGCCGTAGGATGGGGTTCGCTTTATACCAACACAACAGGAGAGTGGAATACAGCCGTGGGATGGGGTTCGCTTTTTAAAAATACCAGCGGAAAGTGGAATACCGCTACCGGTGTTATCGCTCTTGATAATAACACTTCTGGAAGTTACAATACTGCTTATGGAGTGAGTGCGCTTATGTCCAACACCACAGGGCAATACAACTCTGCTTTTGGATATGCCGCTTATCAAGGCGGAACTTATTCCTATTCGACAGCCATTGGTGCGATAGTCTCTATAACCGCAAGCAATCAGGTGAGAATTGGATGGAATGCCACGAGCATAGGAGGACCGCAAAACTGGACAAATACCTCCGATGGAAGATTTAAAATCGATGTAGAAGAATCGGTACCGGGTTTAGCTTTTATTACCAAATTACGTCCGGTAACTTATCATTTTGACCCCGATGCCTTTGCGAAATTTGTAAAATTACCGGATAGCTTGCGAATAAAAGAGTGCGAACAGTTACAATCTTCTATGTTGCGAACAGGATTTATTGCACAGGAAGTTGAATCTGTCGCATTTGAACTTGGTTACGATTTCAGCGGCGTCGATGCTCCCAAAAACGAGAACGACTACTACGGCCTTCGCTATGCCGAGTTCGTCATGCCGCTGGTGAAAGCGGTGCAGGAACAACAAGATATGATCGAATCGCAGAATAAAATTATCGAACAGCTTATGCAACGCATCGAAGTGCTGGAGAATAAATAG